The following coding sequences lie in one uncultured Mailhella sp. genomic window:
- the pepT gene encoding peptidase T — translation MKHEYADELTERFLRYVAVPSESNPAAGVVPSTEGQRELARLLAGELQAMGLEDIEIDEHSILTAKLPGNVSGAPAVGFVAHLDTVPVSLSPEVHPQMLHYEGGDVCLNAEKDIWLRLAEHPELADYAGQDIIFTDGTSVLGADNKAAIANVMTMLHVLSSGDRPHGEIRVAFVPDEEIGLCGSKLMDLNKFKVDFAYTIDCCAVGELVYETFNAGSVLFEIEGVTAHPMSAKGVLVNPLLVATDIINCFDRKQTPEHTDGKEGYWWFTGMESNSSRCTLHMNIRDFDKKCYEARKKYVQDVVDFTRIRHKRAKIKVTFTDVYGNIVESLGEDRAPIDLMYEAAHEIGVEPKTIAMRGGTDGSALSAKGLVTPNYFTGGLNFHSNAEFLPVPSLCKSLEMTLKILELAAKKSAC, via the coding sequence ATGAAACATGAATACGCCGACGAACTGACGGAACGTTTTTTGCGTTATGTCGCCGTTCCTTCCGAAAGCAATCCCGCCGCAGGCGTGGTTCCGAGCACGGAAGGACAGCGCGAACTGGCCCGTCTTCTGGCAGGCGAACTTCAGGCCATGGGGCTTGAAGACATCGAGATCGATGAACATTCCATCCTGACCGCCAAACTGCCGGGCAACGTGTCCGGCGCTCCGGCCGTGGGCTTTGTCGCGCATCTCGACACCGTGCCCGTGTCGCTTTCTCCCGAAGTGCATCCCCAGATGCTGCATTATGAGGGCGGAGACGTCTGCCTGAACGCCGAAAAGGATATTTGGCTGCGTCTTGCCGAACATCCCGAACTCGCGGACTACGCGGGTCAGGACATCATCTTCACCGACGGCACCAGCGTGCTCGGCGCGGACAACAAGGCCGCCATCGCCAACGTGATGACCATGCTGCACGTGCTCTCTTCCGGCGACAGACCGCACGGAGAAATCCGCGTGGCCTTCGTGCCGGATGAGGAAATCGGTCTTTGCGGCTCCAAGCTGATGGATCTGAACAAGTTCAAGGTTGATTTTGCCTACACCATCGACTGCTGCGCCGTGGGCGAACTCGTGTATGAAACGTTCAATGCCGGCAGCGTTCTCTTTGAGATTGAAGGCGTGACGGCGCATCCCATGTCCGCCAAGGGCGTGCTTGTCAATCCGCTGCTCGTGGCTACCGACATCATCAACTGCTTCGACCGCAAGCAGACGCCCGAGCACACCGACGGCAAGGAAGGCTACTGGTGGTTTACCGGCATGGAATCCAACAGCAGCCGCTGCACCCTGCACATGAACATTCGCGACTTCGACAAGAAGTGCTACGAAGCCCGCAAGAAGTACGTGCAGGACGTGGTGGACTTCACGCGCATCCGTCACAAGAGAGCCAAGATCAAGGTGACGTTTACGGACGTGTACGGCAACATTGTGGAATCGCTCGGCGAAGACAGAGCGCCCATCGACCTCATGTACGAAGCCGCGCACGAGATCGGCGTGGAGCCGAAGACCATCGCCATGCGCGGCGGCACCGACGGTTCCGCCCTGTCCGCCAAGGGCCTTGTGACCCCCAACTATTTCACCGGCGGGTTGAACTTCCATTCCAATGCGGAATTTCTGCCCGTTCCGTCTTTGTGCAAGTCTCTTGAGATGACGCTCAAGATTCTGGAGCTTGCAGCGAAGAAATCCGCCTGCTGA
- a CDS encoding DMT family transporter, whose translation MKTLHERLVYLYLFLTFFLWGSLYVVSKYVLDKVPPFTVSLVRYAISFLLLLVLIRIKKFRPVERQDYKYIFMIGFFGYFVALVLQLLGTKFSNASFAALVNSLNPIVIMIMAAIFLHERLTIQKVIGLALGIVGVYFIIGGVHGSDMMTGIILSLISVLLWSYVSIIIRKIGHKYHPLIITAWSMGVALVFTLPASAVELMHTPAVWDAGVAASLLYMAVMCTCVAHLLWNESLSLIEAGTCSAFYPVQPLTATILGILFLGEAVSLSFWIGTALILMGVMLCLIHFSKAPAACQTSCCSSRER comes from the coding sequence ATGAAAACATTGCATGAAAGACTAGTCTACCTCTACCTGTTCCTCACCTTCTTTCTGTGGGGCAGTCTCTACGTCGTGAGCAAATACGTGCTCGACAAGGTGCCGCCCTTTACGGTTTCCCTCGTGCGGTACGCCATTTCCTTCCTGCTGCTCCTCGTGCTCATACGCATAAAGAAATTCAGGCCCGTTGAGCGTCAGGACTACAAATACATCTTCATGATCGGTTTCTTCGGCTACTTCGTGGCTCTGGTGCTCCAGCTTCTGGGCACCAAGTTTTCCAACGCCTCCTTCGCCGCGCTCGTCAATTCCCTGAATCCCATCGTCATCATGATCATGGCGGCCATCTTCCTGCATGAGCGCCTCACCATCCAGAAGGTCATCGGCCTTGCTCTCGGCATCGTCGGCGTGTACTTCATCATCGGCGGCGTTCACGGCAGCGACATGATGACGGGCATCATCCTTTCCCTCATTTCCGTGCTCCTGTGGTCGTACGTGTCCATCATCATCCGCAAGATCGGACACAAATACCATCCTCTCATCATCACCGCCTGGAGCATGGGCGTCGCCCTTGTGTTCACGCTGCCCGCCTCCGCCGTGGAACTCATGCACACGCCCGCCGTCTGGGACGCCGGAGTCGCGGCTTCGCTGCTGTACATGGCCGTCATGTGCACCTGCGTCGCCCACCTGCTCTGGAATGAAAGCCTGTCCCTCATAGAAGCCGGAACATGCTCCGCCTTCTATCCGGTTCAGCCGCTCACTGCCACCATTCTCGGCATTCTCTTCCTGGGCGAAGCCGTGTCCCTCTCCTTCTGGATAGGCACCGCCCTCATCCTCATGGGCGTCATGCTCTGCCTCATCCACTTCAGCAAGGCTCCCGCCGCCTGTCAGACCAGCTGCTGCTCTTCCCGCGAGCGCTAA
- a CDS encoding MATE family efflux transporter, translating into MFRLQKQHIDIRLLLRLTLPIFLELVLQLLVGNVDKIMVGNDYSATAINQANTILDMLAVSLSVLSAASLILISQYKGAHNKEKEQQVYVLSFYFNLTVSLSIGVLLAVLARPVLSAIHVQPEIMDEAVIYLRITGSGLFLQAVMLSLSAYLRSNTYMKQCLFVAFLFNIINISGNALFLWGFGMQGAVAVAIPSVISRLMGALILFYEVRKYLRLNLSITQLFRCRRSELLKILKIGLPSCGESISYSFSQIVILAIINTFSTMEAVVKTYATMLAMCSYLFTSAISQAMQILLGRALGAKRHQEAEELVVWVTVVSCAASITISVAIALFANTIFGLLTDNADVIRLCRTVMLIDIALEIGRAINIVMVRALQTCGDVIFPTTLAIIFCWAVAVCGSWLLGSVLGLGIIGVWVAMSADELCRAGIFIVRFRRGNWKNLSLVDEKS; encoded by the coding sequence ATGTTCCGGCTTCAGAAACAACATATCGACATCCGCCTGCTCCTGAGACTGACCCTGCCCATCTTTCTGGAACTCGTGCTGCAGCTTCTCGTGGGCAACGTGGACAAAATCATGGTCGGCAACGACTACAGCGCCACGGCCATCAATCAGGCCAACACCATTCTCGACATGCTGGCCGTCAGCCTGTCCGTGCTCTCCGCGGCGTCCCTCATCCTCATCAGTCAGTACAAGGGCGCGCACAACAAGGAAAAGGAACAGCAGGTCTATGTGCTTTCCTTCTACTTCAATCTGACCGTCAGCCTCTCCATCGGCGTGCTGCTCGCCGTGCTCGCAAGGCCCGTGCTTTCCGCCATCCACGTTCAGCCGGAAATCATGGACGAAGCGGTCATCTATCTGCGCATCACGGGAAGCGGCCTCTTCCTTCAGGCCGTCATGCTGTCGCTGAGCGCCTATCTGCGCAGCAACACCTACATGAAGCAGTGCCTTTTCGTGGCCTTTCTCTTCAACATCATCAACATCAGCGGCAACGCTCTCTTTCTCTGGGGATTCGGCATGCAGGGCGCCGTGGCCGTCGCCATTCCCTCCGTGATCTCCCGCCTCATGGGCGCCCTCATCCTTTTTTATGAGGTCAGAAAATATCTGCGCCTCAACCTCTCCATAACGCAGCTCTTCCGCTGCCGCCGCTCGGAACTGCTCAAAATACTCAAAATCGGCCTTCCCTCCTGCGGAGAGTCCATTTCCTATTCCTTCAGTCAGATCGTCATTCTGGCCATCATCAACACGTTCAGCACCATGGAAGCCGTGGTGAAAACCTACGCCACCATGCTCGCCATGTGCTCGTACCTGTTCACTTCGGCCATTTCCCAGGCCATGCAGATTCTGCTCGGCCGGGCGCTCGGCGCCAAACGCCATCAGGAAGCCGAAGAACTCGTGGTCTGGGTGACCGTGGTCTCCTGCGCGGCGTCCATCACCATTTCCGTCGCCATCGCGCTGTTCGCGAACACCATTTTCGGCCTGCTGACCGACAATGCCGACGTCATTCGCCTCTGCCGCACCGTCATGCTCATCGATATTGCGCTGGAAATCGGCCGCGCCATCAACATCGTCATGGTGCGCGCTCTGCAGACCTGCGGCGACGTCATTTTTCCCACCACGCTGGCCATCATTTTCTGCTGGGCCGTGGCCGTTTGCGGTTCATGGCTTCTCGGCAGTGTTCTGGGGCTCGGCATCATCGGCGTATGGGTGGCCATGAGCGCCGACGAACTGTGCAGAGCCGGTATATTCATCGTCCGTTTCCGTCGCGGAAACTGGAAAAACCTTTCCCTTGTCGACGAGAAAAGCTGA
- a CDS encoding Na+/H+ antiporter NhaC family protein has translation MFTFLVGGYFQVLIASNSVDAFISWLVGRLGTRSFLILPAVIVIMSILGASGVMANPVVATIPIGVILARRLGADHITGVAIMFLAAYGGYATSPVCAMTVQIAQQIAGLPMLSGFGFRSVVWLVFLLPTMLFIVRYARRIGRAPHEEPASAAPEAPQNDTPAFNGRHALALLGLVAGLGIYVWGSLSWHWGMNYMAGIMMLVAMFCALVTGMGMNGFVAGFLQGARQMTFSAMLIGLATGISVVLSEGHILHSIIYGMAVALNSLHSVLVAPVMFIFNLLFNFFVPSGSGQAAVVMPIMAPLSDVVDISRQTAVLAFQLGDGLSNVIFPTNGTMMASIAMAGLDYRRWTGWVLPLFLLWTLMAVVVMIIAVATGL, from the coding sequence GTGTTCACCTTTCTCGTGGGCGGCTACTTTCAGGTGCTCATCGCCAGCAACTCCGTGGACGCCTTCATAAGCTGGCTGGTCGGAAGGCTGGGAACCCGCTCCTTCCTTATTCTGCCCGCCGTCATCGTCATCATGAGCATTCTCGGAGCCTCCGGCGTCATGGCAAATCCCGTCGTGGCCACCATTCCCATCGGCGTCATTCTTGCCCGCAGGCTCGGCGCCGACCACATCACGGGCGTGGCTATCATGTTTCTTGCGGCCTACGGCGGTTACGCCACCAGCCCCGTGTGCGCCATGACCGTGCAGATCGCCCAGCAGATCGCCGGTCTGCCCATGCTCTCGGGATTCGGCTTCCGCAGCGTCGTGTGGCTGGTCTTTCTGCTGCCCACCATGCTGTTCATCGTGCGCTACGCCCGCAGAATCGGCCGCGCGCCTCATGAAGAACCGGCTTCCGCCGCACCCGAAGCGCCCCAAAACGACACTCCGGCGTTCAACGGCCGTCACGCGCTCGCCCTGCTCGGTCTCGTGGCGGGACTCGGCATCTATGTATGGGGCTCCCTCTCCTGGCACTGGGGCATGAACTACATGGCGGGCATCATGATGCTCGTGGCCATGTTCTGCGCCCTCGTCACCGGCATGGGCATGAACGGCTTTGTCGCCGGATTTCTTCAGGGAGCCAGGCAGATGACCTTTTCCGCCATGCTCATCGGCCTTGCCACCGGCATTTCCGTCGTGCTGAGCGAAGGGCATATCCTCCACTCCATCATCTACGGCATGGCCGTCGCGCTGAACAGCCTGCACAGCGTGCTCGTGGCTCCGGTCATGTTCATCTTCAACCTTCTCTTCAACTTTTTCGTTCCCTCGGGATCGGGGCAGGCCGCCGTGGTCATGCCCATCATGGCTCCGCTTTCCGACGTCGTGGACATTTCCCGTCAGACCGCCGTGCTGGCCTTCCAGCTCGGCGACGGGCTCTCGAACGTCATCTTTCCCACCAACGGCACCATGATGGCCAGCATCGCCATGGCGGGCCTCGATTACCGCAGGTGGACGGGATGGGTTCTTCCGCTCTTTCTTCTGTGGACGCTCATGGCCGTCGTCGTCATGATCATCGCCGTGGCAACGGGACTCTGA
- a CDS encoding M20/M25/M40 family metallo-hydrolase codes for MNNKTLWREAMAYLDGRQAEMLQLLKRLVEMETPSADKDAVSRLARHLDTYCDAMDMACRKTHYDGAGDALTACTRQGTQRPIALIAHMDTVHPAGSWPELFRQDGDKLYGPGVFDCKGGIVIALFAVKALRACRYHDRQIKLILSSDEESGHMLSGGLGGQLFEQECADCAFAFNCESGSTSNEVVTQRKGGAVIRIDVKGIAAHAGRNPEMGASAIRTAARLVESLEALTTPDGNLFNCGKITGGTGSNIIPDSCAISLGLRYMSNADYEDALKNLERLCAQTPLPGTSASFTVLARYPAMEKTPGTDALAAVYDEASRELGYGPVSFVSTGGCSDSAFVTQTGVPTLCALGIGGANAHTKEEYALLSSLVPQCKKLVAAILSLPDDNA; via the coding sequence ATGAACAACAAAACATTGTGGCGCGAGGCCATGGCATACCTCGACGGCAGGCAGGCGGAAATGCTCCAGCTTCTGAAAAGGCTGGTGGAAATGGAAACGCCCTCCGCCGACAAGGACGCCGTCAGCCGTCTGGCCCGCCATCTCGACACCTACTGCGACGCCATGGACATGGCATGCCGCAAAACGCACTACGACGGAGCCGGCGACGCCCTGACGGCCTGCACCCGGCAGGGAACGCAGCGCCCCATTGCGCTGATTGCCCATATGGATACGGTGCATCCCGCGGGAAGCTGGCCCGAACTGTTCCGGCAGGACGGCGACAAGCTGTACGGTCCGGGCGTTTTCGACTGCAAGGGCGGCATCGTCATTGCGCTCTTTGCCGTCAAGGCTCTCAGAGCCTGCCGCTACCATGACCGCCAGATCAAGCTGATCCTTTCCAGCGACGAGGAAAGCGGACACATGCTGTCCGGCGGCCTCGGCGGACAGCTTTTCGAGCAGGAATGCGCAGACTGCGCGTTTGCCTTCAACTGCGAGAGCGGTTCCACAAGCAATGAGGTCGTCACGCAGCGCAAGGGCGGAGCCGTGATCCGCATCGACGTGAAAGGCATCGCCGCCCACGCGGGGCGCAATCCCGAAATGGGCGCGAGCGCCATACGCACGGCGGCGCGTCTGGTGGAAAGTCTGGAAGCGCTGACCACCCCGGACGGCAATTTGTTCAACTGCGGCAAAATTACGGGCGGCACGGGCTCCAACATCATTCCCGACAGCTGCGCCATCTCTCTCGGCCTGCGCTACATGTCCAATGCCGACTACGAAGACGCCCTGAAAAACCTTGAGCGCCTGTGCGCCCAAACGCCTCTGCCCGGCACCTCGGCCTCCTTCACGGTGCTCGCCCGCTACCCCGCCATGGAGAAAACGCCGGGCACCGACGCGCTGGCCGCCGTCTATGACGAAGCCTCGCGCGAACTGGGCTACGGGCCGGTTTCCTTCGTCTCCACGGGCGGCTGTTCCGACAGCGCCTTCGTCACGCAGACGGGCGTTCCCACGCTGTGCGCTCTGGGCATAGGCGGGGCCAACGCCCATACGAAAGAGGAATACGCCCTGCTCTCCTCCCTGGTGCCCCAGTGCAAAAAGCTCGTTGCCGCCATTCTTTCCCTGCCGGACGACAACGCGTAA
- a CDS encoding alpha/beta hydrolase gives MKKVSSMAMSAIVGITALAGASMMTQEQAFAGSTAKEGKTMTLEQKWDKTFPRSSKVDHKKVTFVNRYGITLVGDLYIPKQTSGKLAAIAVSGPFGAVKEQASGLYAQTMAERGFLTLAFDPSYTGESGGEPRNVASPDINTEDFSAAVDFLTTLDNVDAERIGIIGICGFGGMGLNAAAMDTRIKATVASTMYDMSRVTANGYFDSMDADARYELRRQLNAQRTQDARSGKIAPSQNRLPDALKGDEPQFVKDYFNYYKTPRGFHPRSVNSNGAWNATSSLSFMNMPLLSYAGEIRSAVLLIHGEKAHSRYFSEDAFKKLKGDNKELMIIPGASHVDLYDRTDIIPFDKIEAFFKANL, from the coding sequence ATGAAAAAAGTAAGCAGCATGGCCATGAGCGCGATTGTCGGCATCACGGCACTTGCCGGAGCTTCGATGATGACTCAGGAACAGGCGTTTGCCGGCAGCACTGCCAAGGAGGGTAAGACAATGACGCTGGAACAAAAGTGGGACAAGACGTTTCCCAGGAGCAGCAAGGTCGATCACAAGAAGGTAACCTTCGTCAATCGTTACGGAATCACGCTGGTCGGCGATCTCTACATTCCGAAGCAGACAAGCGGCAAGCTCGCGGCCATTGCGGTGAGCGGACCGTTCGGAGCGGTCAAGGAACAGGCTTCCGGCCTGTATGCCCAGACCATGGCCGAAAGAGGCTTTCTGACGCTGGCCTTTGATCCTTCCTATACCGGAGAGAGCGGCGGCGAACCGCGCAACGTGGCGTCTCCCGACATCAATACCGAAGATTTCAGCGCGGCGGTGGATTTCCTGACCACCCTGGACAACGTGGACGCGGAACGCATCGGCATCATCGGCATCTGCGGCTTCGGCGGCATGGGCCTCAACGCTGCGGCCATGGATACGCGCATCAAGGCCACCGTGGCTTCCACCATGTACGACATGAGCCGCGTCACGGCCAACGGCTATTTTGATTCCATGGACGCCGACGCCCGTTATGAACTGCGCCGTCAACTCAACGCTCAGCGTACGCAGGACGCCCGTTCCGGCAAGATAGCGCCTTCGCAGAACAGACTGCCCGACGCCCTCAAGGGCGACGAGCCGCAGTTTGTGAAGGATTACTTCAACTACTACAAAACGCCACGCGGATTCCATCCCCGCTCCGTCAACTCCAACGGCGCATGGAACGCGACCTCGTCCCTGTCTTTCATGAACATGCCGCTGCTGAGCTATGCGGGTGAAATTCGCAGTGCCGTGCTGCTCATTCACGGCGAAAAGGCGCATTCGCGCTATTTCAGTGAAGACGCCTTCAAGAAACTCAAGGGCGACAACAAGGAACTGATGATTATTCCCGGCGCAAGCCACGTTGATCTGTACGACAGAACGGACATCATTCCCTTCGACAAGATAGAGGCGTTCTTCAAGGCCAATCTGTAA
- a CDS encoding dienelactone hydrolase family protein, translated as MTLTSFCPTLPRLTRRLVILVLTVLMLAPCAEARQKNQTIYAGYRTLSSSLPAQRLMIHMGVWYPTRRKSGTVKVGDWSFSAARNAPIMEGPWPVIILSHDVTGSAWTHHDIAAELASRGFIVAAPTHDHDNGEDMALLFSDRELPVRALQLRAALDVVLEHPQIGAQADASRIAFLGFGMPASAGLLLAGGEMTPDAWADFCGERAPVKPASGESDEDMTIPSPELTLPDTIKPDIRPDDEIPPISVPEVVPPKPVAEHSIPEELSGTVQNFLVTPALADEGLSPDVRELLRPTDSPWCRPFLSGRMDELVESMRHRTLEREEKTVMMHVAVKAREQLFRRLADSVARSHQRQLRLARIRDIPTPPVALPLLPPLSHNTPVADERFRAMAFVSPGFSMLFSQDSLADVHIPCLFVGAEKERWNRPSEQARRFVAMLGQNTEYQLLHQADAPSLQTTCPDADPAMPLASLCNSVDEETREAIHARLVSMLQEFFNRVMGRADASR; from the coding sequence ATGACTCTGACCTCTTTTTGCCCGACCTTGCCTCGTCTGACGCGGCGACTCGTCATCCTCGTGCTGACGGTCTTGATGCTTGCGCCCTGCGCGGAGGCCAGGCAAAAAAATCAGACCATTTATGCCGGCTACCGCACGCTTTCCTCCAGTCTGCCCGCGCAGCGGCTCATGATTCACATGGGCGTCTGGTATCCCACGCGGCGCAAGTCCGGCACCGTGAAGGTGGGCGACTGGAGCTTCAGCGCCGCGCGCAATGCGCCGATCATGGAAGGGCCGTGGCCCGTCATCATTCTGTCTCACGACGTCACGGGCTCGGCCTGGACGCATCACGACATCGCGGCTGAGCTCGCCTCCCGCGGATTCATCGTGGCGGCCCCCACGCACGATCACGACAACGGGGAGGACATGGCGCTGCTCTTCTCCGATCGGGAACTGCCCGTGCGCGCGCTGCAGCTCAGGGCCGCCCTCGACGTCGTGCTTGAGCATCCTCAGATAGGCGCGCAGGCCGACGCCTCCCGCATAGCGTTTCTCGGCTTCGGCATGCCAGCTTCCGCAGGCCTGCTGCTTGCCGGCGGCGAAATGACCCCGGACGCCTGGGCCGACTTCTGCGGAGAACGAGCGCCCGTCAAACCTGCTTCCGGGGAAAGCGACGAAGACATGACGATTCCCTCGCCGGAGCTCACCCTGCCGGACACCATCAAGCCCGACATCCGCCCCGACGATGAAATTCCTCCCATCTCCGTGCCGGAAGTCGTGCCTCCAAAGCCTGTTGCCGAACACAGCATTCCGGAAGAGCTTTCAGGAACGGTGCAGAACTTTCTGGTTACGCCTGCGCTGGCCGATGAAGGGCTTTCGCCTGACGTCAGGGAGCTTTTGCGCCCCACGGACAGCCCGTGGTGCCGTCCGTTTCTCTCCGGCCGCATGGACGAGCTGGTGGAGAGCATGCGTCACCGCACGCTGGAGCGGGAAGAAAAAACCGTCATGATGCATGTGGCTGTCAAGGCACGCGAACAGCTTTTCCGCCGCCTGGCCGACTCCGTGGCGCGCAGCCATCAACGCCAGCTCCGGCTGGCCCGGATCCGCGACATTCCCACTCCGCCCGTGGCGCTTCCCCTGCTGCCGCCTCTCTCTCACAACACGCCCGTGGCGGACGAACGCTTCCGGGCCATGGCCTTCGTCTCGCCCGGCTTCTCCATGCTGTTCAGCCAGGACAGTCTTGCCGACGTTCACATTCCCTGCCTGTTCGTGGGGGCGGAAAAAGAACGCTGGAACCGACCTTCGGAACAGGCCAGACGCTTTGTTGCCATGCTGGGACAAAACACGGAGTACCAGCTGCTGCATCAGGCGGACGCGCCCTCGCTCCAGACGACATGCCCGGATGCTGATCCCGCCATGCCGCTGGCCTCCCTGTGCAACAGCGTGGACGAGGAAACCCGGGAAGCCATACACGCCCGTCTGGTGTCCATGCTTCAGGAATTTTTCAACAGGGTCATGGGACGGGCCGACGCCTCGCGCTGA
- the mazG gene encoding nucleoside triphosphate pyrophosphohydrolase, whose product MNEQEQLLRFQNVVNQLIDPEKGCPWDKEQTPVSMCEYLIEECHELVDAIRSGKPGHACDEMGDLLFVLLLMARRFELAGQFSLGDALKMGADKMIRRHPHVFGEKHCESIDDLMKNWAAIKKAEKEAEGEASKGVLSSVPSGLPPLTKAYRLHAKAAGAGFTWDDDEEVERQVEAEWLELLDARASGSDAAKEHELGDMIFTLVELGRRMGVKAGSAVDFAANRFRTRFEAMEKLARERGLDFKALSLDEKDELWNEVKAAEPREEQGPAVDFAAPKENPEA is encoded by the coding sequence ATGAACGAGCAGGAACAGCTTCTTCGCTTTCAGAACGTCGTCAATCAGCTCATCGATCCTGAAAAGGGTTGCCCCTGGGACAAGGAGCAGACCCCCGTATCCATGTGCGAATATCTCATAGAAGAATGTCATGAACTCGTGGACGCCATCCGCTCCGGCAAGCCCGGCCACGCCTGCGACGAAATGGGCGATCTTCTCTTCGTGCTCCTGCTCATGGCCCGCCGCTTTGAACTTGCGGGACAGTTCTCCCTCGGCGACGCCCTCAAAATGGGCGCGGACAAGATGATCCGCCGTCATCCCCACGTGTTCGGCGAAAAGCACTGCGAGAGCATCGACGACCTCATGAAGAACTGGGCCGCCATCAAGAAGGCGGAAAAGGAAGCCGAAGGCGAAGCGTCCAAGGGCGTGCTCTCTTCCGTGCCTTCCGGCCTGCCGCCGCTGACCAAGGCCTACCGTCTGCACGCCAAGGCCGCGGGAGCCGGATTCACCTGGGACGACGACGAAGAGGTCGAACGTCAGGTGGAAGCCGAGTGGCTTGAACTGCTCGACGCCCGCGCCTCGGGCAGCGACGCCGCCAAGGAGCACGAACTCGGAGACATGATCTTTACGCTCGTGGAGCTCGGACGCCGCATGGGCGTCAAGGCCGGTTCCGCCGTGGACTTTGCGGCCAACCGCTTCCGCACCCGTTTTGAAGCCATGGAAAAGCTCGCCCGCGAACGCGGACTCGATTTCAAGGCGCTCAGTCTGGACGAAAAGGACGAACTCTGGAACGAAGTGAAGGCCGCGGAACCCCGCGAAGAACAAGGCCCGGCCGTGGACTTCGCGGCTCCCAAAGAAAACCCCGAAGCCTAG